A genome region from Flavobacterium sp. includes the following:
- a CDS encoding glycosyltransferase family 2 protein produces MDKIAVVILNWNGVKLLEQFLPSVLQYSKEATIYVADNASTDTSVNFVKENYPSVKIIQNNGNHGFAKGYNDALQNVDAKIYALVNSDIEVTENWLKPIIETFDREKQTAIIQPKILDFKNKEYFEYAGGAGGFIDKYGFPYCRGRIFDTLEKDNGQYNDNCELFWASGACFFIRREVYHQLKGFDEGFFAHQEEIDLCWRALNEGHIIKYNSESVVYHVGGATLQQGNPRKTFLNFRNSLLMLVKNLPKKGMFSVIFFRMVLDGIAGIRFLTQGKFGHTFAILKAHFSFYSLSLKYLKKRKNSQIDQYYSVKSIVYLYYVKKIKVFKEIFNSNQNIKN; encoded by the coding sequence TTGGATAAAATAGCAGTTGTCATTTTAAATTGGAACGGAGTTAAATTGTTGGAGCAATTTTTACCTTCGGTTCTGCAATACTCTAAAGAAGCCACTATATATGTTGCTGATAATGCATCTACAGATACTTCTGTAAATTTCGTTAAAGAAAATTATCCTTCAGTAAAAATCATTCAAAATAATGGAAATCATGGTTTTGCTAAGGGCTATAATGATGCTCTTCAAAATGTAGATGCCAAAATTTATGCTTTGGTTAATTCTGATATTGAAGTTACAGAAAACTGGTTAAAACCTATTATTGAAACTTTTGACAGAGAAAAACAAACAGCCATTATCCAGCCAAAAATTCTCGATTTTAAAAATAAGGAATATTTTGAATACGCGGGAGGTGCCGGTGGTTTTATTGATAAGTATGGTTTTCCATATTGCAGAGGCCGAATTTTTGATACTTTAGAAAAAGATAACGGACAGTATAATGATAATTGTGAATTATTCTGGGCATCGGGAGCTTGTTTTTTTATCAGAAGAGAGGTTTATCATCAATTAAAAGGTTTTGATGAAGGCTTTTTTGCTCATCAGGAAGAAATTGATTTATGCTGGCGTGCTTTGAATGAAGGACATATTATAAAATACAATTCAGAATCAGTAGTTTATCATGTTGGAGGAGCAACTTTACAACAAGGAAATCCGAGAAAAACGTTTCTAAACTTTAGAAATTCTTTATTAATGCTCGTTAAAAACCTGCCTAAAAAAGGAATGTTTTCTGTGATTTTCTTCCGAATGGTTTTAGACGGAATTGCAGGTATCCGTTTTCTTACACAAGGTAAATTTGGGCATACTTTTGCTATTTTGAAGGCACATTTTTCTTTTTATTCGCTATCTTTAAAATATCTTAAAAAACGTAAAAATTCTCAAATAGACCAATACTATAGTGTAAAAAGTATCGTTTACTTGTATTACGTGAAGAAAATAAAGGTTTTTAAAGAAATCTTTAACAGTAATCAAAATATTAAAAACTAA
- a CDS encoding thiol-disulfide oxidoreductase DCC family protein: MKTQNQIASFLAMTAENKKIILFDGVCNLCNGAVQFIIKHDKKDIFRFVALQSDLGKAICDYIGVDQTKIDSIILYNPGVAYYYKSSAVLEIGKDLGGVYSFFSAFKILPENLRNYIYDYIAKNRYKWYGKKESCMIPTPELKAKFL, encoded by the coding sequence ATGAAAACTCAAAATCAGATTGCTTCGTTCCTCGCAATGACTGCCGAAAACAAAAAAATAATTCTCTTTGATGGTGTCTGCAATTTATGCAACGGAGCGGTTCAATTTATCATCAAACATGATAAAAAAGATATTTTCCGTTTTGTAGCATTACAATCTGATTTGGGAAAAGCAATCTGTGATTATATTGGTGTTGACCAAACAAAAATCGACAGCATTATTCTATATAATCCGGGAGTCGCTTATTATTACAAATCTTCGGCTGTATTAGAAATTGGTAAAGATTTAGGTGGAGTTTATAGCTTTTTTTCAGCTTTTAAAATTTTACCCGAAAATCTTCGAAATTACATTTACGACTATATTGCAAAAAATCGTTACAAATGGTACGGCAAAAAAGAAAGCTGTATGATTCCTACTCCGGAATTAAAAGCAAAATTTCTTTAA
- the holA gene encoding DNA polymerase III subunit delta — protein MDEVVKIVNDIKAGDIKPIYFFMGEEPYYIDKLSEYIEQNVLAEEEKGFNQTVLYGRDVTIDEIVSTAKRYPMMADRQVVIVKEAQDLSRTIDKIESYVENPLDTTVLVFCYKYKTLDKRKKVTKLIAQKGIVYESKKLYENQVGDWIKRVLAGKKYTIDPKANAMLVEFLGTDLSKINNELEKLQIILPQGTMITPQHIEENIGFSKDYNVFELRKAIGERNQLKAYKIAENFAHNPKEYPLVMTTGLVFGFFVQLLKYHGLKDKNPKNVASALGVNPFFLKEYDLAIKNYPMRKVSQIVGALRDIDVKSKGVGANALPQSDLLKEMLYKIFN, from the coding sequence ATGGACGAAGTTGTAAAAATTGTTAATGATATTAAGGCAGGAGATATAAAACCTATTTATTTTTTTATGGGTGAAGAACCTTATTATATAGATAAGCTGTCTGAGTATATTGAACAGAATGTATTGGCTGAAGAAGAAAAAGGTTTCAATCAAACGGTTCTTTACGGAAGAGATGTAACCATTGATGAAATAGTTTCGACAGCAAAACGTTACCCAATGATGGCTGATCGTCAGGTTGTTATTGTAAAAGAAGCTCAGGATTTGTCAAGAACAATTGATAAAATAGAATCGTATGTTGAGAATCCGCTGGATACAACAGTTTTAGTTTTTTGTTACAAATATAAAACCCTTGATAAACGTAAAAAAGTTACTAAACTTATAGCGCAAAAAGGAATTGTTTATGAGAGTAAAAAGTTATATGAGAATCAGGTAGGAGACTGGATTAAACGCGTTCTGGCCGGAAAAAAATACACAATCGATCCAAAAGCAAACGCTATGCTGGTGGAGTTTTTAGGGACAGACTTAAGTAAAATCAATAACGAATTAGAAAAACTGCAAATCATTTTACCGCAGGGAACCATGATTACGCCTCAGCATATTGAAGAAAATATTGGTTTCAGTAAAGACTATAATGTATTTGAACTTCGAAAAGCAATTGGAGAACGTAATCAGCTAAAAGCCTACAAAATAGCGGAGAATTTTGCTCATAATCCTAAAGAATATCCGCTTGTAATGACTACCGGATTGGTTTTTGGATTTTTTGTTCAGCTTTTAAAATACCATGGATTAAAAGATAAAAATCCTAAAAATGTAGCGAGTGCCTTAGGTGTAAATCCTTTTTTTCTAAAAGAATATGATTTAGCTATAAAAAATTACCCAATGCGAAAAGTGAGTCAGATTGTTGGCGCTTTACGTGATATTGATGTTAAAAGTAAAGGAGTAGGAGCCAATGCGTTACCACAATCTGATTTACTTAAAGAAATGCTTTATAAAATATTTAATTAA
- the ettA gene encoding energy-dependent translational throttle protein EttA: MSDDKKVIFSMQKLSKTYQGADKPVLKNIYLSFFYGAKIGILGLNGSGKSSLLKIIAGVDKNYQGDVVFQPGYTVGYLEQEPILDDSKTVIEVVREGAAETMAVLEEYNQINDLFGLPEYYEDQDKMDKLMDRQAALQDKIDALGAWEIDTKLEIAMDALRTPDGDTPIKNLSGGERRRVALCRLLLQQPDVLLLDEPTNHLDAESVLWLEQHLAQYAGTVIAVTHDRYFLDNVAGWILELDRGEGIPWKGNYSSWLDQKSNRMAQEEKVASKRRKTLERELEWVRQGAKGRQTKQKARLQNYDKLLNEDQKQLDENLEIYIPNGPRLGTNVIEAKNVAKAFGDKLLYDNLNFTLPQAGIVGIIGPNGAGKSTIFKMIMGEQATDSGEFTVGETVKIAYVDQSHSNIDPNKSIWENFADGQELIMMGGKQVNSRAYLSRFNFGGGEQNKKVSMLSGGERNRLHLAMTLKEEGNVLLLDEPTNDLDVNTLRALEEGLENFAGCAVIISHDRWFLDRICTHILAFEGDSEVYFFEGSFSDYEENKKKRLGGDLTPKRIKYRKLIR, from the coding sequence ATGTCAGACGATAAGAAAGTAATTTTCTCAATGCAAAAATTGAGTAAAACCTATCAGGGAGCAGACAAACCGGTACTTAAAAACATTTATTTAAGTTTCTTTTACGGAGCAAAAATTGGTATTTTAGGACTTAACGGTTCTGGAAAATCTTCTCTTTTAAAAATCATTGCAGGTGTAGATAAAAACTATCAGGGTGATGTTGTTTTTCAGCCGGGTTACACTGTAGGATATTTAGAGCAGGAGCCAATTCTTGATGATTCTAAAACTGTAATCGAAGTAGTTCGTGAAGGAGCTGCAGAAACTATGGCAGTTTTAGAGGAATACAACCAAATCAATGACTTATTCGGTCTTCCGGAATATTACGAAGATCAGGATAAAATGGATAAATTGATGGATCGTCAGGCGGCATTACAAGATAAAATTGATGCACTTGGAGCTTGGGAAATCGATACCAAATTAGAAATCGCAATGGATGCGCTTCGTACTCCGGATGGAGATACTCCTATCAAAAACCTTTCAGGAGGAGAGCGTCGTCGTGTAGCTTTATGTCGTTTATTATTACAACAGCCAGATGTATTACTTCTGGATGAGCCTACCAACCACCTTGATGCTGAGTCAGTTCTTTGGTTAGAGCAGCACTTAGCACAATATGCAGGAACAGTTATTGCTGTAACGCACGACCGTTATTTCCTTGATAATGTGGCTGGCTGGATTCTTGAGTTGGATAGAGGAGAAGGTATTCCATGGAAAGGAAACTATTCTTCTTGGTTAGATCAAAAATCAAACCGTATGGCTCAGGAAGAAAAAGTAGCTTCTAAACGTAGAAAAACTTTAGAACGCGAGTTAGAATGGGTTCGTCAGGGAGCAAAAGGTCGTCAGACAAAACAAAAAGCTCGTTTACAGAATTACGACAAATTATTAAATGAAGACCAAAAACAACTAGATGAAAATCTGGAAATTTATATCCCGAATGGTCCTCGTTTAGGAACAAATGTTATCGAAGCAAAAAATGTTGCCAAAGCTTTTGGAGACAAATTATTGTACGATAACTTAAACTTTACTTTGCCACAAGCCGGAATTGTTGGAATTATCGGGCCAAACGGTGCTGGTAAATCTACAATTTTCAAAATGATTATGGGCGAGCAGGCTACAGACAGCGGTGAATTTACGGTTGGAGAAACTGTAAAAATTGCTTACGTAGATCAGTCACATTCTAATATTGATCCGAATAAATCTATTTGGGAAAACTTTGCTGACGGTCAGGAATTAATTATGATGGGAGGTAAGCAAGTTAATTCAAGAGCTTATTTATCTCGTTTCAATTTTGGTGGTGGAGAGCAAAACAAAAAAGTTTCGATGCTTTCTGGTGGAGAACGCAACCGTTTACACTTAGCAATGACATTGAAAGAAGAAGGAAACGTACTTTTACTGGATGAGCCTACGAACGACCTGGATGTTAATACACTTCGTGCACTTGAAGAAGGTTTGGAGAATTTTGCTGGTTGTGCCGTAATTATTTCGCACGACAGATGGTTCTTAGACAGAATTTGTACGCACATCTTAGCTTTTGAAGGAGACTCTGAAGTTTATTTCTTCGAAGGAAGTTTCTCTGATTATGAAGAAAATAAAAAGAAACGTCTTGGTGGTGATTTAACTCCAAAACGTATTAAGTATAGAAAATTAATTAGATAA
- a CDS encoding type I restriction enzyme HsdR N-terminal domain-containing protein, translating to MLKLNFPTYTFRFKNSENKVSIFDEIRKKFIILTPEEWVRQHVVHYLINEKKYPKSLINVEKVLTINGLRKRYDVVVFNPDGSIHILVECKAPEVKISQAVFDQIARYNMTMQARFLNVTNGLNHYYCQMDFENEKYQFLPSLPDYHNIK from the coding sequence ATGCTAAAACTAAATTTCCCTACTTATACTTTCCGATTCAAAAATAGCGAAAATAAAGTGTCTATTTTTGATGAAATCAGGAAAAAATTTATCATTCTTACTCCCGAAGAATGGGTTCGTCAGCATGTAGTTCATTATTTAATTAATGAAAAAAAATACCCAAAATCGCTTATCAATGTTGAGAAAGTTTTAACTATCAACGGATTAAGAAAAAGATACGATGTTGTAGTTTTTAACCCGGATGGTTCTATACATATATTAGTTGAGTGTAAAGCACCTGAAGTAAAGATATCACAAGCCGTTTTTGACCAGATTGCCCGCTATAACATGACTATGCAGGCACGGTTTTTGAACGTTACAAACGGACTGAATCATTATTATTGCCAAATGGACTTTGAAAATGAAAAATATCAGTTTTTACCAAGCTTACCAGATTACCATAATATTAAATAA
- a CDS encoding CAL67264 family membrane protein: MNKNTVLGWATFIMVLMGLLLIGLGAFRYSEVSGWGFAATGVGFLANAWVFNALKGRV, from the coding sequence ATGAATAAAAATACCGTTTTAGGATGGGCTACTTTTATAATGGTACTTATGGGATTGTTGCTTATAGGTCTTGGGGCTTTTAGATACAGTGAAGTATCTGGCTGGGGATTTGCTGCTACAGGTGTTGGTTTTCTTGCTAATGCCTGGGTTTTTAATGCTTTAAAAGGCAGAGTTTAA
- a CDS encoding GIY-YIG nuclease family protein, translating to MKPGFVYIITNKYQTVVYTGVTSNLPKRILEHKNKKYPKSFSARYDVNILVYYEQFQWIEDAITREKQIKAGSRKAKNNLIRSMNPTWKDLFEEIEDVMII from the coding sequence ATGAAACCTGGATTTGTTTATATAATTACAAATAAATATCAAACTGTTGTATATACTGGTGTAACCTCAAATCTGCCTAAAAGAATTTTAGAGCACAAAAACAAAAAATATCCAAAATCATTTTCAGCTCGTTATGATGTAAATATTTTAGTTTATTATGAACAGTTCCAATGGATTGAAGATGCTATTACAAGAGAAAAACAAATTAAAGCAGGATCTAGGAAGGCAAAAAATAATTTAATTCGATCAATGAATCCAACTTGGAAAGATTTATTTGAAGAAATTGAAGATGTAATGATTATATAA
- a CDS encoding L-threonylcarbamoyladenylate synthase: protein MAEFIKIYPDKPSEAAIAKVVKVLQNGGLVIYPTDTVYGLGCDITNSRALEKIAKIKGVKLEKANFSFICHDLSNLSDYVRQIDTSTFKILKRALPGPYTFILPGNNNLPKEFKKKTTVGIRVPDNNIILEIVRQLGNPVVSTSIRDEDDVIEYTTDPELIFEKWQNLVDVVIDGGYGDNVGSTIIDLSEYEPVIVREGKGDIDIL from the coding sequence ATGGCTGAATTCATAAAAATATACCCGGATAAACCTAGTGAAGCTGCAATTGCAAAAGTTGTAAAAGTGCTTCAGAATGGTGGTTTGGTAATTTATCCAACTGATACTGTTTATGGTTTAGGCTGTGATATTACCAATTCGAGAGCGTTAGAAAAAATTGCAAAAATCAAAGGAGTAAAATTAGAGAAAGCAAATTTCTCATTCATTTGTCATGATTTGAGCAATTTATCAGATTATGTTCGTCAAATCGATACTTCGACTTTTAAAATTTTAAAAAGGGCTTTACCAGGACCTTATACTTTCATTTTACCCGGAAATAATAATCTTCCTAAAGAATTTAAAAAGAAAACCACAGTTGGTATTCGTGTTCCTGATAACAATATTATTCTGGAAATAGTACGTCAGTTAGGAAATCCGGTTGTTTCTACTTCTATAAGGGATGAAGATGATGTAATTGAATATACTACAGATCCTGAGTTGATTTTTGAAAAATGGCAAAATTTAGTAGATGTTGTAATTGACGGAGGTTACGGGGATAATGTAGGTTCAACAATTATTGATTTATCAGAATATGAACCAGTTATTGTGAGAGAAGGAAAAGGCGATATAGATATTCTGTAA
- a CDS encoding OmpA family protein, with product MRKIVIALSVLMALTSCVSKKEYAALEAKQKETQDLLNSCTVKLNSCLEEKAGLAATAESYKQHNQDLINSSKDLTVLTTKGAENLEKSLESLKEKDLKISRLQDALTKKDSVTLALVTSLKGAVGINDPDIEVNVEKGVVFISIADKLLFKSGSYEVSDKAKSVLAKVAKVVNDKPDFECMVEGHTDDVPYKSNGVLLDNWDLSVKRSTSIVRVLTNDLNVNPAKLIAAGRSSYVPLVANDSAENKARNRRTRIVVMPKIDQFYDMIEKEMKKQAK from the coding sequence ATGAGAAAAATAGTTATCGCACTATCAGTATTAATGGCCTTAACTTCGTGTGTATCGAAAAAGGAATATGCGGCACTAGAAGCTAAGCAAAAAGAGACACAAGATTTATTAAACTCTTGCACAGTTAAATTAAACTCTTGTCTTGAAGAAAAAGCAGGATTAGCAGCAACAGCTGAAAGCTATAAACAACACAATCAAGATTTAATTAACAGCTCTAAAGACCTAACTGTTTTAACTACTAAAGGTGCTGAAAATCTTGAAAAATCTCTAGAAAGTTTAAAAGAAAAAGATTTAAAAATCTCTAGACTTCAGGATGCACTTACTAAAAAAGACAGTGTAACTTTAGCATTAGTTACAAGTTTAAAAGGTGCAGTTGGAATCAACGATCCGGATATCGAAGTAAATGTTGAAAAAGGAGTTGTATTTATTTCTATCGCTGATAAATTATTATTTAAAAGCGGAAGCTACGAGGTTAGCGACAAAGCAAAATCTGTTTTGGCTAAAGTAGCAAAAGTAGTAAACGACAAACCTGATTTCGAATGTATGGTTGAAGGTCATACTGATGATGTTCCTTACAAAAGCAACGGAGTATTGTTAGACAACTGGGATTTAAGTGTTAAACGTTCTACTTCTATCGTTCGTGTCTTAACAAATGACTTAAATGTTAACCCTGCAAAATTAATTGCTGCTGGTAGAAGTTCTTATGTACCATTAGTAGCTAATGATTCAGCAGAAAACAAAGCTCGTAACAGAAGAACTCGTATCGTTGTTATGCCGAAAATTGATCAGTTCTATGACATGATCGAAAAAGAAATGAAAAAACAAGCTAAATAA